Proteins encoded by one window of Streptomyces uncialis:
- a CDS encoding ABC1 kinase family protein, with the protein MSDLPRKAVTRTAKLAALPLGIAGRATWGLGKRIGGKSAELVGRELQQRTADQLFKVLGELKGGAMKFGQALSVFESALPEEIAGPYRAALTKLQDAAPPMPTRTVHAVLAERLGEDWRELFAEFADKPSAAASIGQVHRAVWHDGREVAVKVQYPGAGEALLSDLTQLGRFARLLGPLVPGMDVKPLIAELRDRVAEELDYDLEAQAQRVHAEEFLDDPDVLVPAVVHQCDQVLVTEWIDGVPLSEVITDGTPEQRDRAGQLLARFLFSGPARTGLLHADPHPGNFRLLPDGDGWRLGVLDFGTVDRLPGGLPEVIGDSLRMTIDGEADAVYGLLCEEGFVKAEIDLDPQAVVDYLLPIIEPAQAEEFTFTRGWMRDQAARIGDPRSPAYQLAKRLNLPPSYLLIHRVTLSTIGVLCQLGATVRLREELESWVPGFLPEEEYVEYEEDVEEYVYEENGEVGDAAGPDLVKPSSGTEAARPDTEA; encoded by the coding sequence ATGTCGGATCTTCCGCGGAAGGCGGTCACCCGGACGGCCAAGCTGGCCGCTCTGCCGCTCGGCATCGCCGGACGGGCGACCTGGGGGCTGGGCAAGCGCATCGGCGGCAAGTCCGCGGAGCTCGTGGGCCGTGAACTGCAACAGCGCACCGCCGACCAGCTGTTCAAGGTCCTCGGTGAACTGAAGGGCGGCGCCATGAAGTTCGGGCAGGCGCTGTCCGTCTTCGAGTCCGCGCTGCCGGAGGAGATCGCGGGGCCGTACCGGGCGGCTCTGACCAAACTCCAGGACGCCGCGCCCCCGATGCCGACCCGCACGGTGCACGCGGTGCTGGCGGAACGGCTGGGTGAGGACTGGCGCGAGCTGTTCGCGGAGTTCGCGGACAAGCCCTCGGCCGCCGCGTCGATAGGGCAGGTGCACCGGGCCGTGTGGCACGACGGCCGGGAGGTCGCGGTCAAGGTCCAGTACCCGGGCGCGGGTGAGGCGCTGCTGTCGGATCTGACCCAACTGGGCCGGTTCGCCCGGCTGCTGGGCCCGCTGGTCCCCGGGATGGACGTCAAGCCGCTCATCGCGGAGCTGCGGGACCGGGTCGCGGAGGAGCTGGACTACGACCTGGAGGCCCAGGCGCAGCGGGTGCACGCGGAGGAGTTCCTGGACGATCCCGATGTGCTGGTGCCCGCGGTGGTGCATCAGTGCGATCAGGTGCTCGTCACGGAGTGGATCGACGGGGTGCCCCTGTCCGAGGTGATCACGGACGGTACACCGGAGCAGCGGGACCGGGCCGGGCAGTTGCTGGCGCGCTTCCTGTTCTCGGGTCCCGCCAGGACGGGTCTGCTGCACGCCGATCCGCATCCGGGCAACTTCCGGCTGCTGCCCGACGGTGACGGATGGCGGCTGGGTGTCCTGGACTTCGGTACGGTCGACCGGCTGCCGGGCGGACTGCCCGAGGTCATCGGTGACTCGCTGCGGATGACCATCGACGGCGAGGCGGACGCGGTGTACGGCCTGCTGTGCGAGGAGGGGTTCGTCAAGGCGGAGATCGATCTCGACCCGCAGGCCGTGGTCGACTATCTGCTGCCGATCATCGAACCGGCCCAGGCCGAGGAGTTCACGTTCACCCGGGGGTGGATGCGTGACCAGGCGGCCCGCATCGGCGACCCCCGTTCCCCCGCCTACCAACTGGCCAAGCGGCTGAACCTCCCGCCCTCGTATCTGCTGATCCACCGGGTGACGCTCAGCACGATCGGCGTGCTCTGCCAGCTCGGCGCGACCGTCCGCCTCCGCGAGGAACTGGAGTCCTGGGTACCGGGGTTCCTCCCCGAGGAGGAGTACGTGGAGTACGAGGAGGACGTGGAGGAGTACGTGTACGAGGAGAACGGAGAGGTCGGGGACGCGGCGGGGCCGGATCTCGTGAAGCCGTCGTCCGGCACGGAGGCGGCCCGGCCGGACACGGAGGCCTGA
- a CDS encoding ThiF family adenylyltransferase — protein sequence MPTHPLLKPALRRGWRDLDTVQFGVAEAHAVVLGPVSSATAAFLTLLDGTRGRELLRHEARRIGLPEGRADTFIERLAAAGLLDTSTGGGPGCEELRRRGPALERLRSDHATLSVIERRPGGALRRLAARRGCRVQVRGAGRTGAMIAALLAGAGVGRVDVLDGGRVEPWEVAPGGHPPEAVGERRADSARRVARRAAPGRPPRPRRRAASEAAEPEAEELGPEPPLALVIGAPRDGLAVHAPDPAAWADLVMAGVPHLYAGVVEGTAVVGPLVLPGLTACAGCAERGRAVRDPAWPRLLAQWRSGTPRQVPSCDLGLAATVAGLATAHALALLDGAVPASAGTRWEASLPYLEWRSRASRPHPDCPCGAAPAHTGTAHPSEDSPAHDTMTA from the coding sequence ATGCCGACCCACCCACTGCTGAAGCCCGCGCTGCGGCGCGGCTGGCGCGATCTGGACACCGTGCAGTTCGGCGTGGCCGAGGCGCACGCCGTCGTGCTCGGCCCGGTCAGCAGCGCGACGGCCGCCTTCCTGACCCTGCTCGACGGCACCCGCGGCCGGGAGCTGCTGCGCCATGAGGCCCGCCGGATCGGTCTGCCCGAAGGCAGGGCCGACACATTCATCGAGCGCCTGGCCGCCGCGGGCCTCCTCGACACCTCGACGGGCGGCGGGCCGGGCTGCGAGGAGTTACGGCGCCGGGGCCCCGCGCTGGAGCGGCTGCGCTCCGACCACGCCACGCTCAGCGTGATCGAGCGGCGGCCGGGCGGGGCGCTGCGGCGGCTCGCGGCCCGCCGCGGCTGCCGGGTCCAGGTGCGGGGCGCGGGCCGGACCGGCGCGATGATCGCCGCGCTTCTCGCGGGCGCCGGGGTGGGCCGGGTCGATGTGCTGGACGGCGGCCGGGTCGAGCCCTGGGAGGTGGCCCCGGGCGGGCACCCGCCGGAGGCGGTCGGTGAGCGGCGGGCGGATTCGGCGCGCCGGGTGGCCCGCCGCGCCGCCCCGGGCCGTCCGCCCCGCCCCCGCCGGAGGGCCGCGTCCGAGGCCGCGGAGCCGGAGGCGGAGGAGCTCGGCCCCGAGCCCCCGCTGGCTCTGGTGATCGGCGCGCCACGGGACGGTCTCGCCGTACACGCGCCCGATCCGGCCGCCTGGGCCGACCTGGTCATGGCGGGTGTCCCCCATCTCTACGCGGGGGTGGTCGAGGGCACGGCGGTGGTCGGCCCGCTGGTCCTGCCAGGTCTGACGGCCTGCGCGGGCTGTGCCGAGCGGGGCCGGGCGGTGCGCGATCCGGCGTGGCCCCGGCTGCTCGCGCAGTGGCGCTCGGGGACCCCGCGTCAGGTCCCGTCCTGCGATCTGGGGCTGGCCGCCACCGTCGCCGGGCTGGCCACCGCACATGCCCTGGCCCTGCTGGACGGGGCGGTACCGGCGAGCGCGGGCACCCGCTGGGAGGCGTCGCTGCCGTATCTGGAGTGGCGCTCCAGGGCGTCGCGTCCGCATCCCGACTGCCCGTGCGGAGCGGCGCCCGCGCACACCGGGACGGCACACCCCTCGGAGGATTCGCCGGCGCACGACACAATGACTGCGTAG
- a CDS encoding glutaredoxin family protein, with protein MPGTVTMYSTTWCGYCQRLKSQLTREGIGYDEINIEQDPQSAKFVEEANGGNQTVPTLIVRPTGGGADVVMTNPSLAQVKQALAS; from the coding sequence ATGCCGGGCACTGTGACGATGTACAGCACCACGTGGTGCGGCTACTGCCAGCGGCTGAAGAGCCAGTTGACGCGTGAGGGCATCGGCTACGACGAGATCAACATCGAGCAGGACCCGCAGTCGGCGAAGTTCGTGGAGGAGGCGAACGGCGGCAATCAGACGGTGCCGACGCTCATCGTTCGGCCCACCGGCGGTGGCGCCGATGTGGTCATGACGAACCCGAGTCTCGCCCAGGTGAAGCAGGCCCTCGCGAGCTGA
- a CDS encoding ATP-dependent DNA helicase UvrD2, giving the protein MTSATHSTLFPRESGPGQFPAPPQGADSVLEGLDPEQRAVATSLRGPVCVLAGAGTGKTRAITHRIAYGVHAGVLQPGSVLAVTFTNRAAGEMRGRLRQLGVAGVQARTFHSAALRQLQYFWPKAVGGGLPRIIDRKVQLVAEAAAACRVRLDRGELRDVTAEIEWSKVTQTVPADYAAAARAAGRETPRDAAEISQLYGTYEDLKRHRSVIDFEDVLLLAVAILQDRHDIAEQVRGQYQHFVVDEYQDVSPLQQRLLDLWLGERDSLCVVGDASQTIYSFTGATPDHLLDFRTRHPGATVVKLVRDYRSTPQVVHLANGLLAQASGRAADHRLELVSQREAGPEPHYSEYTDEPAEAEGAARRIRDLIASGVPASEIAVLFRTNSQSETYEQALADAAIPYQLRGAERFFERPEVREAGAALRGAARFGGNDSLLDDAVDLPSQVRAVLSTKGWTPQPPAGSGVVRERWESLAALVRLAEDFSRARDAATLGDLVAELDERAGAQHAPTVEGVTLASLHAAKGLEWDAVFVVGVAEGMMPITYARTDEQIEEERRLLYVGVTRARRHLHVSWALSRSPGGRAGRRPSRFLDGLRPGSTGSATRVGPLGHGGVEPGSGRAPATAAPAARRRVRTPARCRVCGRTLTDAGEMKLMRCDDCPSDMNEGLYTRLHDWRAAQAKESGQPEFCVFTDRTLVAIAETAPRDEGSLARIPGVGMRKVRGFGADVLAICAGEEGEPGVGDR; this is encoded by the coding sequence GTGACATCAGCAACGCACTCCACACTCTTCCCACGGGAATCAGGCCCCGGCCAGTTCCCGGCGCCGCCGCAGGGCGCGGACTCCGTGCTGGAGGGGCTCGACCCCGAACAGCGCGCGGTCGCGACCTCCCTGCGCGGTCCGGTGTGCGTACTGGCCGGCGCGGGCACCGGCAAGACCAGGGCCATCACCCACCGCATCGCCTACGGGGTGCACGCCGGGGTCCTCCAGCCCGGCAGCGTCCTCGCCGTCACCTTCACCAACCGCGCGGCGGGCGAGATGCGCGGCCGGCTGCGCCAGCTCGGCGTCGCCGGTGTCCAGGCCCGCACCTTCCACTCCGCCGCCCTGCGCCAGCTCCAGTACTTCTGGCCCAAGGCCGTCGGCGGCGGCCTGCCCCGGATCATCGACCGCAAGGTCCAGCTCGTGGCCGAGGCCGCCGCCGCCTGCCGGGTCCGCCTGGACCGGGGCGAGCTGCGTGATGTCACCGCCGAGATCGAGTGGTCCAAGGTCACCCAGACCGTCCCCGCCGACTACGCGGCGGCGGCCCGCGCCGCCGGTCGCGAGACCCCCCGCGACGCCGCCGAGATCAGCCAGCTCTACGGCACCTACGAGGACCTCAAGCGGCACCGCTCCGTCATCGACTTCGAGGACGTCCTGCTGCTCGCCGTCGCGATCCTCCAGGACCGGCACGACATCGCGGAGCAGGTCCGCGGCCAGTACCAGCACTTCGTCGTGGACGAGTACCAGGACGTCAGCCCCCTCCAGCAGCGCCTGCTCGACCTGTGGCTCGGCGAGCGCGACAGCCTCTGTGTCGTCGGGGACGCCAGCCAGACCATCTACTCCTTCACCGGCGCCACCCCCGACCACCTCCTCGACTTCCGCACCCGCCACCCGGGGGCCACCGTCGTCAAGCTCGTCCGCGACTACCGCTCCACCCCCCAGGTGGTGCACCTCGCCAACGGCCTCCTCGCCCAGGCCAGCGGACGCGCCGCCGACCACCGCCTCGAACTGGTCTCCCAGCGCGAGGCCGGTCCCGAACCCCACTACAGCGAGTACACCGACGAGCCCGCCGAGGCCGAGGGCGCCGCCCGCCGTATCCGCGACCTCATCGCCTCCGGGGTCCCCGCCAGCGAGATCGCCGTCCTGTTCCGCACCAACAGCCAGTCCGAGACCTACGAGCAGGCCTTGGCGGACGCGGCGATCCCCTACCAGCTGCGTGGCGCTGAACGCTTCTTCGAGCGGCCCGAGGTCCGCGAGGCGGGCGCGGCCCTGCGCGGCGCCGCCCGCTTCGGGGGCAACGACTCCCTCCTCGACGACGCCGTCGACCTGCCGTCCCAGGTCCGCGCCGTACTGTCCACCAAGGGCTGGACCCCGCAGCCCCCCGCCGGTTCCGGCGTGGTCCGCGAACGCTGGGAATCCCTCGCCGCCCTCGTCCGCCTCGCGGAGGACTTCTCCCGCGCGCGGGACGCCGCCACTCTCGGGGACCTCGTGGCCGAGCTGGACGAACGCGCCGGAGCCCAGCACGCCCCCACCGTCGAAGGCGTCACCCTCGCCTCCCTGCACGCCGCCAAGGGCCTGGAGTGGGACGCCGTCTTCGTCGTCGGGGTCGCCGAGGGCATGATGCCCATCACCTACGCCCGCACCGACGAGCAGATCGAGGAGGAGCGCCGGCTGCTCTACGTCGGGGTCACCCGCGCCCGCCGCCACCTCCATGTCTCCTGGGCGCTGTCCCGCTCGCCCGGCGGCCGGGCGGGCCGCCGCCCCAGCCGCTTCCTCGACGGGCTGCGCCCCGGCTCCACCGGCTCCGCCACCCGGGTCGGCCCCCTCGGCCACGGGGGAGTCGAGCCCGGCAGCGGACGGGCCCCGGCCACCGCCGCCCCCGCCGCCCGGCGCCGGGTGCGTACCCCCGCCCGATGCCGGGTCTGCGGACGCACGCTGACCGACGCGGGCGAGATGAAGCTGATGCGCTGCGACGACTGCCCGTCCGACATGAACGAGGGTCTCTACACCCGCCTGCACGACTGGCGCGCCGCGCAGGCCAAGGAGAGCGGTCAGCCCGAGTTCTGCGTCTTCACCGACCGGACCCTGGTCGCCATCGCCGAGACGGCCCCCCGCGACGAGGGAAGCCTGGCCCGTATCCCGGGCGTCGGGATGCGCAAGGTACGGGGCTTCGGAGCCGATGTCCTGGCCATCTGCGCAGGTGAGGAGGGCGAACCAGGGGTGGGTGACCGCTGA
- a CDS encoding WhiB family transcriptional regulator gives MQLDAHAPSAPPSDTTSPPGPTKDSTVTPLTALTALDDAIENLGVPVPCRSYDPEVFFAESPADVEYAKSLCRTCPLVEACLAGAKERREPWGVWGGELFVQGVVVARKRPRGRPRKNPVSA, from the coding sequence GTGCAACTCGACGCGCACGCTCCGTCAGCTCCGCCCTCGGACACGACCTCCCCGCCCGGCCCCACGAAGGACTCCACCGTGACCCCCCTCACCGCGCTCACCGCGCTCGACGACGCCATCGAGAACCTCGGCGTGCCCGTCCCCTGCCGTTCGTACGACCCGGAGGTCTTCTTCGCGGAGTCCCCGGCCGATGTCGAGTACGCCAAGTCCCTCTGCCGGACCTGCCCGCTGGTCGAGGCCTGTCTCGCCGGGGCCAAGGAGCGGCGTGAGCCGTGGGGCGTCTGGGGCGGCGAGCTGTTCGTCCAGGGTGTCGTCGTCGCCCGGAAGCGGCCCCGTGGCCGTCCGCGCAAGAACCCGGTCTCAGCATGA